The genome window ATTCTCCGGGCTGAGAACGCTCCAATATTCTTTTTAAGTGTTCTCTCATTTTATTTTGAATTATGACTATTTATCCTAAGATATACGCTATAATGTATAGATATTTATGAGTCGGGGTGGGGAGTATGGTCAAAACGAAGAACTTTACGATTGATGATGTCATCAAAATGTGTCAAAGCTATATGAATGATGAGCATGTAGCGACAGTCAAAAAGGCATATGAATTTGCTGAATACGTTCATCATGATCAGTACCGTAAATCGGGGGAAGCTTACATTATTCACCCGATTCAGGTTGCGGGTATTTTAGCAGAGCTCAAAATGGATCCAGATACTGTAAGTTCGGGATTCTTACACGACGTGGTGGAAGACACGCAGGTTACGGGTGGAGATATCGAGGTCATTTTTGGCAGCGATATTGCCTACATTGTTGACGGTCTTACTAAACTGTCAAAAGTTAAATACGTTGCTCATAAGGACGAGCTAGCTGAAAATCATCGGAAGATGCTTCTAGCTATGGCTAAAGATTTACGGATTATTATGGTCAAATTAGCCGATCGATTGCACAATATGCGGACACTTGAGTATTTGCCAAGCGATCGACAACAGGCAATTTCTAACGAAACCTTGGAGATTTTTGCGCCATTAGCAGATCGCTTGGGAATCAGTGCGATTAAATGGGAGCTAGAAGATCTTTCTTTTCTTTATCTTAAGCCGAAGGAATATCATAAGATTGCAAGTCTGATGGATACCAAGCGGGGGGAGCGCGAAGGGTACATTGAAGAGGCAGTTACAGCAGTTAATCGAGCGCTTCTTGATCTTAATCTTGACTATGAAATTTACGGCCGTCCGAAACATATTTATTCCATTTACAAAAAAATGGTCAGTAAAAACAAACAATTTGATGAACTATACGATCTTTTGGCTTTAAGAGTGATTACAAAAACAGTTCAGGATTGTTATGCAGTTTTAGGGGCAGTTCATACAGAATGGCTGCCGATTCCGGGGCGGTTTAAAGATTACATTGCCAGTCCGAAGAAAAATCTTTATCAATCCCTTCATACGACGGTGATCGGTCCCGGAGCGAAACCTTTAGAAATTCAGATTCGAACTGAAAAGATGCACGAAATTGCCGAATTCGGGGTGGCTGCGCACTGGGCTTATAAAGAGGGCGAAACCGATCAAGTAAAAATTGATGCAACTGGTAAAAAGTTAGATCTTTTTCGTGAGATTTTAGAAATTCAAAGTGAATCGGAAGATGTTGATGCCCACGATTTCATGGCAACGGTTAAAGGTGATCTTTTTTCCGATCGGGTTTATGTTTTTACGCCTAAAGGGGACGTCTACGATTTGCCAAAAGGTTCAGTGCCGCTTGATTTTGCCTATTTGGTTCACACTGAAGTGGGAAATCATGCAATTGGTGCTAAGCGAAATGGAAAAATAATTACACTTGACACGCCTTTAAAAAATGGCGATATTTTAGAAATCATGACGGCAACGCAAGCAAAGCCAAGTCGTGATTGGGTTGATTTTGTCAAAACCACTCGGGCCCGCAATAAGATTAAACGTTATTTTAAAAATCAGGAAAAAGACGAAGATATCGAAGCAGGGCGTCAAATGCTCGAAAATTATCTGATTGATAATAAGTTTGA of Xylocopilactobacillus apicola contains these proteins:
- a CDS encoding RelA/SpoT family protein, which encodes MVKTKNFTIDDVIKMCQSYMNDEHVATVKKAYEFAEYVHHDQYRKSGEAYIIHPIQVAGILAELKMDPDTVSSGFLHDVVEDTQVTGGDIEVIFGSDIAYIVDGLTKLSKVKYVAHKDELAENHRKMLLAMAKDLRIIMVKLADRLHNMRTLEYLPSDRQQAISNETLEIFAPLADRLGISAIKWELEDLSFLYLKPKEYHKIASLMDTKRGEREGYIEEAVTAVNRALLDLNLDYEIYGRPKHIYSIYKKMVSKNKQFDELYDLLALRVITKTVQDCYAVLGAVHTEWLPIPGRFKDYIASPKKNLYQSLHTTVIGPGAKPLEIQIRTEKMHEIAEFGVAAHWAYKEGETDQVKIDATGKKLDLFREILEIQSESEDVDAHDFMATVKGDLFSDRVYVFTPKGDVYDLPKGSVPLDFAYLVHTEVGNHAIGAKRNGKIITLDTPLKNGDILEIMTATQAKPSRDWVDFVKTTRARNKIKRYFKNQEKDEDIEAGRQMLENYLIDNKFDPKKFLTKESLAKIEDKFKGFGANEILAAIGYGELSAQGVANRLTEDYRKQQAKEKQDQDLAKMLEPSKSSRPVNSIDEDTGVYIAGVDNLLVHLARCCTPIPGDPIVGYVTQGRGVTVHRADCHNVTNNHDVEQRLIEVFWGDPDNRTRLYATDLEIYGYNRNGVLKDVVQELNVLAKGLGNISAKVSSDDKTATIEATVKIYNKESLRRIMESLKKVPDVYNVVRANK